Genomic window (Subtercola endophyticus):
AATCGACCCGCCCGTGCGTGTCTTCTGGCACGAGGCGAACTCGATCGCCGTACTCGGCGACCTCACGTGCGAACGCCATCGACGCCGCGGTTCTCCCGCCGTACACCAGGCTCCAGTCGGCGCCGGCCTGCTCGGCCTGCCTGATCATGGGGATGATCGGGGTGATGCCGATGCCACCCGCGACGAAGACGTAGCGAGGCGAGGGCGCGAGTGCGAAGTTGTTTCGGGGCAGGCTCACCGCTATCACGTCACCCGGTTTCACGGTGTCGTGGATGAGCGTAGAACCACCGCGCCCGTCACGTGCGTTCAAGATGCCCACTCGCCAGAACGACAGGTCTTCGGGATTCGAACAGAGCGAATAGTGCCGAACGATCGTGTCGGTGACGTGAAAATCGATGTGCGAGCCAGGAGTCCAGAACGGCAGCGGCAGGCCGCCGGCGTCGACGAGTTCGAGCGACACGACGCCGTCAGACTCATCGGCGCGACGGCGAACGGTCAGGGTCAGTCGACCGCGATCATCCGTCGGCCAGCCGCCGGTCTCGTCGACCGCTGTCACTCCAGCAGCCTTCGTGCGATCAGCAACTGCTGAATCTCGTTGGTTCCCTCACCCAGAATGAGCAGCATGGCATCGCGATAGAGACGCTCGACCATGAACTCCTGCGAATAGCCGTAGCCGCCGTGGATGCGCATCGACTCCGTTGCGACCTCTAGTGCGGTCTCGGTGGCGAAGTACTTGGCCATGCCCGCCTCGAGGTCGACCCGGCCACCCTCTGCCTTCTTCTCGGCCGCGTCGAAGACGAGAAGCTCGGAGGCCTTGATCTTGGTGCCCATCTGGGCGATCTTCAGCTGAATCGCCTGATGCTTGCTGATCTTCTTGCCGAACGTTTCGCGCTCGTTCGCGTACTTCACGGCCTGCTCGAGAGCACAAGTCGCGAGTCCCACCGCGCGGGCGCCCACGTTCACGCGACCGAGCTCGACAGCCGCCATGAACTGCTTGAACCCGGCACCGATGTTGACTTCGCCACCGAGCACCGACGACGCAGGCGTGCGGAATCCCTCGAAAATGAGTTCGGTGGATTCGACCCCCTTGTAGCCCATCTTCTTCAACTGCGGGGGCACGATGAGCCCGGGCTGATGCGAAACACCGGCCTCTTTCTCGAGAATGAACGCTGTCATTCCGCGGTGCCGGGGTTCGGCTGTCGGGTCGGTCACCGTCAGAATCATGATCATGTCTGCACGCAGACCGTTCGTGACCCACATCTTCGATCCGTCGATGACGAACTCATCGCCCTCGCGCCGTGCGCGCGTGGTGATCGCCTGCACGTCGGAGCCGGCCTGCGGCTCGGTCATCGAGTATGCGCTGCGCATCTCGCCGGTGACCATGCGGGGGAGGTAGTGCAGCTTCTGCTCCTCGCTGCCGTAGGTCATGATCATCCACGCCGCCATGAAGTGAGTGTTGATGACGCCGGCGAGCGAAATCCACCCGCGCGCCAGCTCCTTGATGACGAGGGCATAGGTGAGCAGGTCGAGCCCCAATCCCCCGTACTCCTCGGGAATCGTGATGCCGAACAGCCCCATCTCTTTCATGGCCTCGACGAGCTCTTCGGGGAATTCGTCTCGGTGATCGAAGGCAGAGGCGACCGGAAGCACCTCCTGGTCGACCCACGATCGAACGAGCTGGGTGAGTTCTTCTTGCTCAACGCTGAGTCGGGTCATTCGGCGGATCCTTTGGTTTCAGAACGGCTAGCTGAGATTGCGGCTATTGATGCGTATAATTATGACGGATACGAAGGTGGGGCGCAATGAACCAATTCCTGCTGAACTCGAGCGCGAACGACGCGGCTCTGCGAAAGACCGCAGAGTCTCTTCTCGACGGCAGATCTGAGGTGACAGTCTGCGCAGCAATGTCGCCGCAGCAGCCGACGTTTCTTCTCGCGGCACTGATTCGCGAGGCCCGCCGGCTCGGCATCGCGATTCGGCTGCTCGTCGCCGACATCGACGGTACGTTCGATTTTCTCGACGACGACGGCCGCATCGATCTTGCCTCGGGGCGACTGCAGATTTCGATGCTGGCCGGGGGCGTTCCTCGCGCGCTGAGCGGCCTCGTCGACAGCTGGCCGCATTCGTTGTGGGACGCCGACCGGATGCTCGGCAGCGGTCGGATCGCGTGCGACATCTACGCGGTTCGGGTGCAACCGGGCCTTGTCGACGGCGTATTCGACCTGGGCAACATGGTCGCCTACACACCGACCCTGGCAGCGCGCCCCGACGTTGCGCTCGCCCTCGAGGTGTCGCATTCTCAGCAGTACGCGACGGGCTTCGCGACGCTCGATGCAGACGCCGCCGCACGGGCGATCGCCTGG
Coding sequences:
- a CDS encoding PDR/VanB family oxidoreductase, with the protein product MTAVDETGGWPTDDRGRLTLTVRRRADESDGVVSLELVDAGGLPLPFWTPGSHIDFHVTDTIVRHYSLCSNPEDLSFWRVGILNARDGRGGSTLIHDTVKPGDVIAVSLPRNNFALAPSPRYVFVAGGIGITPIIPMIRQAEQAGADWSLVYGGRTAASMAFAREVAEYGDRVRLVPEDTHGRVDFAGLFAEPESDTLIYCCGPERMLEVVQAATEHWPAGALHTERFVASAVDTAGDVAFEVEFADSGLTATIPADRSILEVAEELGLNVISSCREGTCGTCETVVIDGIPEHRDSILTAAERADNETMFICVGRSVGGCRLTLEI
- a CDS encoding acyl-CoA dehydrogenase family protein; this encodes MTRLSVEQEELTQLVRSWVDQEVLPVASAFDHRDEFPEELVEAMKEMGLFGITIPEEYGGLGLDLLTYALVIKELARGWISLAGVINTHFMAAWMIMTYGSEEQKLHYLPRMVTGEMRSAYSMTEPQAGSDVQAITTRARREGDEFVIDGSKMWVTNGLRADMIMILTVTDPTAEPRHRGMTAFILEKEAGVSHQPGLIVPPQLKKMGYKGVESTELIFEGFRTPASSVLGGEVNIGAGFKQFMAAVELGRVNVGARAVGLATCALEQAVKYANERETFGKKISKHQAIQLKIAQMGTKIKASELLVFDAAEKKAEGGRVDLEAGMAKYFATETALEVATESMRIHGGYGYSQEFMVERLYRDAMLLILGEGTNEIQQLLIARRLLE